A portion of the Sphingorhabdus pulchriflava genome contains these proteins:
- a CDS encoding Bro-N domain-containing protein, with product MNALAMQNFGFGDQLVRVIDREDSVWFVANDVCGALELSNPRDAVGRLEDDERDDVGITDAIGRNQKTTIVSESGVYALIFTSRKPIAKEFRKWVTGQVLPSIRRTGKYEVELTNQVPAPSDALDFVEKVRAGLQMVREARIVFGIAAARRAWVLAGLPDVSDDPTVHAHQLLDARAQSVAKWFADRMEMTESGRESAMRLYMDYTKWCDEGGEDPTTLTMWGRAMHDMGMEKMPNRRGSIEYLGVRLKP from the coding sequence ATGAACGCGCTGGCGATGCAGAATTTTGGATTTGGCGATCAGCTGGTTCGTGTGATTGATCGAGAAGACTCGGTCTGGTTTGTAGCAAATGATGTTTGCGGGGCGCTGGAACTCAGCAATCCGCGCGATGCAGTTGGCAGGCTGGAGGATGACGAGCGGGATGATGTCGGTATTACCGACGCCATCGGTCGCAACCAGAAAACAACGATCGTTTCGGAGAGCGGGGTCTATGCCCTGATCTTTACGAGCAGGAAGCCTATTGCGAAGGAATTTCGCAAATGGGTGACGGGGCAGGTGCTGCCGAGCATTCGGCGGACTGGCAAGTACGAGGTTGAGTTGACCAACCAAGTCCCTGCCCCGTCAGACGCGCTGGATTTTGTAGAAAAGGTGCGCGCTGGCCTGCAAATGGTGCGAGAGGCGCGGATTGTTTTTGGCATTGCGGCCGCGCGGCGTGCGTGGGTGCTGGCGGGATTGCCCGATGTTTCGGATGATCCGACCGTGCATGCGCATCAGTTGCTGGATGCCAGGGCGCAATCGGTGGCCAAATGGTTCGCTGATCGGATGGAAATGACCGAGTCCGGGCGGGAAAGCGCCATGCGGCTGTATATGGATTACACCAAATGGTGTGATGAAGGCGGGGAGGACCCGACAACATTGACCATGTGGGGCAGGGCGATGCACGATATGGGCATGGAAAAAATGCCCAACCGTCGTGGGTCGATTGAATATCTGGGGGTCAGGCTGAAGCCCTGA